A portion of the Musa acuminata AAA Group cultivar baxijiao chromosome BXJ1-1, Cavendish_Baxijiao_AAA, whole genome shotgun sequence genome contains these proteins:
- the LOC103992623 gene encoding kinesin-like protein KIN-10A, translating into MAPPTPSPRSTPTTPRYHSKTTNLTPTPQQSKHRLLHFPSPNPIAKAPAAAAPTPPPPPGEHPVEVIGRIRNYPADHRKDKPTSSVLEISGDGRSLRVRTDVGYRDFALDGVSLSEHEDLEAFYRRFVGSRVEGVRLGAKCTIMMYGPTGSGKSHTMFGCPKQPGIVYMALRDILGGGGEGDGPDGSSSDAAVDGDDDEGGGLLSGLFVKVAVLEIYNEEIYDLLSGAPNGAGGGGGGPTVGPPKGNNTPKVRLEVMGKKAKNASYICGNEAGKITREVAKVEKRRIVKSTLCNERSSRSHCMIILDVPSVGGRLMLVDMAGSENIEAAGQIGLEAKMQTAKINQGNVALKRVVESIANGDSHVPFRDSKLTMLLQDSFEDDRSKILMILCASPDPRETHKTVSTLEYGAKAKCIIRVAHMPTPKEKVDADESSLLLRSRIVAMNQFIYKLQTENKLKEKECDDAHKKLLQKESELTELRAKVRLFEEREAEVKEEEINLKVGQRTKTLRLELMKMEDRMLQQQEELNMLRQRLEEAELERGKISGDVLQDMDGGSLMKRLETFAGEQGMVKSMDLDMGDQQDSYDVKEIKEDSNQLESYQKLSQLSPCLLAFEEDTGAHMLRLPDKVCLSTVFEGDEEGEDRESIEDEVDKEVVDEDMNHAIKINGLISLVDSGLNGDHDHAEYGSDLMQKHVGAESNFFENTRDPVSARKTRIQNIFRLCGNYRELAQQVKVSSPLKSRHQDENRQSPLANGKEFGSKLGSKADQSQLTPKSKFLPESPVMESPDSAILVPFASLQLRDEEKSTDQHSKRCVSSEPSKAFKENYSPGQVGTDGFVDIYVKWEASKEFSGNLIRKLKVSKNSSLADLRKLVEISLEEGNNKFTFLMLGDPSGAPVAKEREACTQVNKLPICNNQLNSHLACLRPIKKGIQKPDHVPYDSIENTLPVKKGIQKPDHVPLDSIENTLPVGQNSQFSEVLSPKFSEINANCLTGLQV; encoded by the exons ATGGCTCCTCCCACACCCTCACCACGAAGCACTCCTACTACTCCTCGTTACCACTCCAAGACCACCAACCTCACCCCTACTCCCCAGCAATCCAAGCACCGCCTCCTTCACTTCCCCAGCCCCAACCCCATCGCGAAGGCCCCCGCTGCAGCCGCTCCCACGCCGCCTCCTCCCCCGGGCGAGCACCCCGTCGAAGTCATCGGCCGGATTCGCAACTACCCCGCCGATCATCGCAAGGACAAGCCGACCTCCTCCGTCCTCGAGATCTCTGGCGATGGCCGCTCCCTCCGCGTCCGCACCGACGTCGGCTACCGCGACTTCGCCCTCGACGGCGTCTCCCTATCCGAGCACGAGGACCTCGAGGCCTTCTATCGCCGCTTCGTGGGGTCCAGAGTGGAGGGCGTGCGCCTGGGGGCCAAGTGCACCATCATGATGTACGGTCCCACCGGTTCCGGAAAGAGCCACACCATGTTCGGCTGTCCCAAGCAGCCCGGCATCGTGTACATGGCTCTCAGGGACAtcttgggaggaggaggagaaggcgatGGTCCCGATGGCAGCTCCTCTGACGCAGCCGTCGACGGCGACGATGACGAAGGCGGCGGACTCCTTTCTGGTTTGTTCGTCAAGGTCGCGGTATTGGAGATTTACAACGAAGAGATCTACGATCTTCTCTCGGGGGCTCCCAACGGGgccggaggcggaggaggaggacccACCGTCGGTCCTCCCAAAGGCAATAATACGCCCAAG GTTCGGCTGGAGGTGATGGGTAAAAAGGCTAAAAATGCAAGTTACATATGCGGTAACGAAGCAGGGAAAATTACAAGGGAAGTTGCCAAAGTTGAAAAGCGGCGGATTGTTAAAAGCACTCTCTGCAATGAAAGAAGTTCACGTAGCCACTGCATG ATAATTTTAGATGTTCCATCTGTGGGAGGAAGGCTGATGCTGGTTGACATGGCCGGTTCTGAAAACATAGAAGCAGCTGGTCAAATTGGTCTCGAAGCAAAGATGCAG ACAGCTAAAATAAACCAAGGGAATGTTGCTCTCAAAAGGGTGGTTGAATCCATTGCAAATGGTGATTCTCATGTTCCGTTCAGGGATAGTAAGCTTACAATGCTTTTACAG GATTCCTTTGAAGATGATAGgtcaaagattttgatgattctgTGTGCAAGTCCCGATCCCAGGGAAACGCACAAGACTGTTTCTACTCTTGAATATGGAGCTAAAGCAAAATGCATAATCCGTGTTGCTCATATGCCAACTCCAAAGGAGAAGGTGGACGCTGATGAGTCTTCTTTACTCCTAAGGTCAAGAATTGTGGCGATGAACCAGTTCATCTATAAACTACAAACGGAGAATAAGCTTAAAGAGAAAGAGTGCGATGATGCCCACAAAAAGCTATTGCAGAAAGAATCAGAACTTACAGAGCTCAGAGCAAAGGTCCGACTCTTTGAAGAAAGAGAAGCAGAAGTCAAGGAGGAAGAGATCAACTTGAAGGTTGGCCAAAGAACCAAGACTTTACGACTTGAATTGATGAAGATGGAAGATAGAATGTTACAACAGCAAGAGGAGCTTAATATGCTTAGGCAGAGACTCGAGGAAGCGGAACTTGAAAGAGGTAAAATTTCTGGGGATGTGCTGCAGGACATGGATGGAGGAAGTCTTATGAAGCGGCTAGAAACTTTTGCAGGAGAACAAGGAATGGTGAAATCTATGGATTTGGACATGGGAGATCAACAGGATAGTTACGATGTAAAGGAGATAAAAGAGGACTCCAACCAGCTTGAAAGCTACCAGAAACTATCCCAACTTAGTCCTTGTCTTTTGGCTTTCGAAGAGGACACTGGTGCTCATATGCTTAGACTCCCAGACAAGGTGTGCTTGAGCACTGTTTTTGAGGGAGATGAAGAAGGAGAAGACAGAGAAAGCATTGAAGATGAGGTTGACAAGGAAGTAGTAGATGAGGACATGAACCATGCAATTAAGATTAATGGCTTGATTTCTTTGGTAGATTCGGGATTGAATGGAGACCATGATCATGCAGAGTACGGCAGTGATTTAATGCAAAAGCATGTAGGAGCAGAAAGCAACTTTTTTGAAAACACTAGAGATCCTGTCTCTGCTAGAAAAACACGTATCCAGAATATTTTCAGACTTTGCGGCAACTATAGAGAGCTAGCTCAACAGGTAAAAGTTTCCTCTCCTTTGAAGAGTAGACATCAAGATGAGAACAGGCAATCTCCCCTGGCAAATGGCAAGGAGTTTGGATCAAAGTTAGGCTCAAAAGCAGACCAATCACAACTCACACCTAAAAGCAAGTTTCTACCTGAATCACCGGTCATGGAAAGCCCAGATTCTGCAATACTGGTGCCATTTGCATCACTTCAGCTCAGGGATGAGGAAAAATCAACAGATCAGCATTCGAAAAGATGTGTTTCTTCTGAACCATCAAAAGCTTTTAAAGAGAATTACAGCCCTGGACAGGTTGGTACAGACGGATTTGTGGACATATATGTGAAATGGGAGGCCTCCAAGGAATTCTCAGGGAATCTGATCAGGAAGCTTAAGGTGTCCAAGAATTCCAGTCTTGCTGATTTGCGCAAACTTGTCGAGATCAGTCTTGAGGAAGGCAACAATAAATTTACATTTCTCATGCTTGGG GATCCTTCAGGAGCTCCAGTGGCCAAGGAAAGGGAAGCATGTACTCAAGTCAACAAACTGCCCATTTGCAACAACCAGCTGAATTCTCATCTTGCCTGCTTGCGCCCCATCAAGAAGGGAATCCAAAAGCCAGATCACGTTCCATATGATTCGATAGAGAATACACTCCCCGTCAAGAAGGGAATCCAAAAGCCAGATCACGTTCCACTTGATTCGATAGAGAATACACTCCCTGTTGGACAAAATTCTCAGTTTTCGGAAGTACTTTCACCCAAGTTCAGTGAGATCAATGCAAACTGTCTCACAGGACTTCAGGTGTAG